One genomic region from Streptomyces sp. Li-HN-5-11 encodes:
- the pqqD gene encoding pyrroloquinoline quinone biosynthesis peptide chaperone PqqD, producing the protein MDPTRTGTTRTRPGVGVSDADLPRLARHVRLTFCRTRQRKILLHPETVVVLNDSGADILELCDGRHTVAEIVTELGARYQRVPDDEVRQFLTRLVARRWVELTDG; encoded by the coding sequence ATGGACCCGACCCGTACCGGAACGACCCGGACCCGACCCGGCGTCGGCGTGAGCGACGCGGACCTGCCCCGGTTGGCGCGCCATGTCCGGCTGACCTTCTGCCGCACCAGGCAGCGCAAGATCCTGCTGCACCCCGAGACGGTGGTGGTCCTGAACGACAGCGGCGCGGACATCCTCGAACTGTGCGACGGGCGGCACACCGTGGCCGAGATCGTGACCGAGCTGGGCGCCCGCTACCAGAGGGTCCCCGACGACGAGGTGCGGCAGTTCCTGACCCGGCTCGTCGCCCGGCGCTGGGTGGAGCTCACCGATGGATAG
- the pqqC gene encoding pyrroloquinoline-quinone synthase PqqC, which produces MTTTTTTTTTATGAEGFVEALRAHSRRYHDQHPFHVRMNAGRLSRRQIRGWVANRFHYQENIPRKDAAILSNCPDLEFRRRWIRRIADHDGTAAGEGGIEAWLRLGEAAGLTRDEVRDHRHLVPGVRFAVDAYVNFARTRPWVEAVASSLTELFAPDLMAARLAAFERWYPWIDPQGLAYFRNRLEQAPRDCEHALEVVTAHCLSAESRQRAVDALAFKCDVLWSLMDAIDQAYPE; this is translated from the coding sequence GTGACGACAACGACCACCACAACGACCACCGCAACCGGCGCCGAGGGCTTCGTCGAGGCGTTGCGGGCGCACTCGCGGCGGTACCACGACCAGCACCCGTTCCACGTCCGGATGAACGCCGGCCGGCTGAGCCGCCGGCAGATCCGGGGCTGGGTGGCCAACCGCTTCCACTACCAGGAGAACATCCCCCGCAAGGACGCCGCGATCCTCTCCAACTGCCCCGACCTCGAGTTCCGCCGCCGCTGGATCCGGCGGATCGCCGACCACGACGGCACCGCCGCCGGCGAGGGCGGCATCGAGGCGTGGCTGCGCCTCGGCGAGGCCGCCGGGCTGACCCGCGACGAGGTCCGGGACCACCGGCACCTGGTACCCGGGGTGCGGTTCGCCGTCGACGCCTACGTGAACTTCGCCCGGACCCGGCCGTGGGTGGAGGCGGTGGCGTCCTCGCTCACCGAGCTGTTCGCGCCCGACCTGATGGCGGCGCGGCTGGCCGCGTTCGAGCGGTGGTACCCGTGGATCGACCCCCAGGGCCTCGCCTACTTCCGTAACCGCCTGGAACAGGCTCCCCGCGACTGTGAGCACGCCCTGGAGGTGGTCACCGCGCACTGCCTCTCCGCCGAGTCCCGGCAGCGTGCCGTCGACGCCCTGGCCTTCAAGTGCGACGTCCTGTGGAGTCTGATGGACGCCATCGACCAGGCTTACCCGGAGTGA
- the pqqB gene encoding pyrroloquinoline quinone biosynthesis protein PqqB, producing the protein MRQVSDEVFDERSAGVLLRVLGSAAGGGSPQWNCGCPVCAAVRSGAGLARTQSSVAVSADGRRWFLVNASPDLRTQMEAFCGLHPHDDRTTPLEAVLLTDAELDHTLGLLLLREARALGLYATPAVRKTLCDGSGILRTLERYCPVEWRVVLPGTDLALADGLSCRAFDVPTTKRDRFAAGADHGRVVGYRLTDERSRGTLVYLPGVQSLTPALREEIQGCACLLIDGTCWRDDELLRLGLAGRTSREMGHLPIDGPDGSLAQLQSLGVGRTIYVHMNNTNPVLLEDTPERRTLEESGMEVARDGLEVQV; encoded by the coding sequence ATGAGGCAGGTCTCCGACGAGGTCTTCGACGAACGGAGTGCCGGCGTGTTGCTGCGAGTGCTGGGCTCGGCCGCGGGGGGCGGCTCCCCGCAGTGGAACTGCGGCTGCCCGGTGTGCGCCGCGGTCCGCTCCGGGGCGGGCCTCGCGCGCACCCAGTCGTCGGTCGCGGTCAGCGCCGACGGCCGCCGGTGGTTCCTCGTCAACGCCTCGCCCGACCTCCGTACCCAGATGGAGGCCTTCTGCGGCCTGCACCCGCACGACGACCGGACCACACCGCTGGAGGCGGTGCTGCTCACCGACGCCGAACTGGACCACACGCTGGGCCTGCTTCTGCTGCGTGAGGCCCGCGCCCTGGGGCTGTACGCCACGCCGGCGGTGCGCAAGACCCTGTGCGACGGCTCGGGGATTCTGCGCACGCTCGAGCGCTACTGCCCGGTCGAGTGGCGGGTGGTGCTCCCCGGCACCGACCTGGCCCTGGCGGACGGGCTGTCCTGCCGGGCGTTCGACGTGCCCACCACCAAGCGCGACCGGTTCGCAGCCGGGGCGGACCACGGCCGCGTCGTGGGCTACCGGCTCACCGACGAGCGCAGCAGGGGGACGCTGGTGTACCTGCCAGGGGTGCAATCGCTGACGCCGGCGCTGCGCGAGGAGATCCAGGGCTGCGCATGCCTGCTGATCGACGGGACCTGCTGGCGCGACGACGAGCTCCTGCGGCTGGGCCTGGCCGGCAGGACGTCCCGGGAGATGGGACACCTGCCCATCGACGGCCCGGACGGCAGCCTGGCGCAGCTGCAGTCGCTGGGCGTGGGCCGGACGATCTACGTGCACATGAACAACACCAACCCGGTGCTCCTGGAGGACACGCCCGAGCGGCGTACCTTGGAGGAGAGCGGCATGGAAGTGGCCAGGGACGGCCTGGAAGTCCAGGTGTAG
- the pqqA gene encoding pyrroloquinoline quinone precursor peptide PqqA translates to MESELAVWETPEFDEIAVAAEVTMYLAQLDD, encoded by the coding sequence ATGGAATCCGAGCTCGCTGTGTGGGAGACGCCCGAGTTCGACGAGATCGCAGTCGCGGCTGAGGTGACCATGTACCTCGCTCAGTTGGACGACTAG
- a CDS encoding PQQ-dependent dehydrogenase, methanol/ethanol family: MTVEYVDAGEAVDQGTLNYKTPGGDVAPPVVADVNYERILNAREEPQNWLTYYGAYNGQRYSPLDQINTENVKHLVPAWVFQAGTTGLIAGASTYSFEAAPIVVDGVMFLSGWDGWVWALNAKTGVEIWRYKHAVPFDVSLCCGNVNRGVAVAQGKVYFVTANARVIALDATTGKRVWDRTYGDVRAGESATLAPLVVKNMVIVGSSGGEFGVRGHLDAFDLETGEHQWRCYTVPKPGEPGSETWPADGEAWARGGANCWITGTFDPETNLLYVGTGNPAPDFDGEVREGDNLFTDSVIAVDVDSGQIRWHYQCTPHDVWDYDSIAECILFEQDGRKLLGHFDKNGYFFVLDRTNGERVQITPFVDRITWGAITRDGNVTAKVYPDKEGEPVHFYPGPAGAKEWTHAAYSPKTGLFYVPVQDTGATATRRRREFKESIPYWGAGVQVDIEDMAGSISAFDAGGEEKWRWRNDLPMCASVLVTGGDLVFAGEPSGEFNALDARTGELLWQFQCGSGHHSSPTTYMVDGRQYVAVPVGWGGWAEGFLPGMLGAGHGSALLVFAFPETS, encoded by the coding sequence ATGACCGTTGAGTACGTGGACGCGGGTGAGGCTGTCGACCAGGGAACCCTGAACTACAAGACCCCTGGGGGAGACGTAGCGCCGCCGGTGGTGGCCGACGTCAACTACGAGCGGATACTCAACGCCCGCGAGGAACCCCAGAACTGGCTCACCTACTACGGCGCCTACAACGGACAGCGGTACAGCCCGCTGGACCAGATCAACACGGAGAACGTCAAGCACCTCGTCCCCGCATGGGTCTTCCAGGCGGGCACGACCGGCCTGATCGCCGGCGCGTCGACCTACTCGTTCGAGGCCGCCCCCATCGTCGTCGACGGGGTCATGTTCCTCTCCGGCTGGGACGGCTGGGTGTGGGCCCTCAACGCGAAGACCGGCGTGGAGATCTGGCGCTACAAGCACGCCGTCCCCTTCGACGTGTCCCTGTGCTGCGGGAACGTCAACCGCGGGGTCGCCGTTGCGCAGGGGAAGGTCTACTTCGTCACGGCGAACGCTCGTGTGATCGCGCTGGACGCCACCACCGGCAAGCGGGTCTGGGACAGGACCTACGGAGACGTCCGGGCCGGGGAGAGCGCCACGCTCGCCCCGCTCGTCGTGAAGAACATGGTCATCGTCGGCAGCTCCGGCGGCGAGTTCGGTGTACGCGGTCACCTCGACGCGTTCGACCTCGAGACGGGCGAGCACCAGTGGCGCTGCTACACGGTGCCCAAGCCCGGGGAGCCCGGCTCGGAGACCTGGCCCGCCGACGGCGAGGCCTGGGCGCGGGGCGGCGCCAACTGCTGGATCACCGGCACCTTCGACCCGGAGACGAACCTGCTGTACGTCGGCACCGGCAACCCGGCGCCCGACTTCGACGGGGAGGTCCGCGAGGGCGACAACCTCTTCACCGACAGCGTCATCGCCGTCGACGTCGACAGCGGTCAGATCCGCTGGCACTACCAGTGCACCCCGCACGACGTGTGGGACTACGACAGCATCGCCGAGTGCATCCTGTTCGAGCAGGACGGGCGCAAACTGCTGGGGCACTTCGACAAGAACGGCTACTTCTTCGTCCTGGACCGCACGAACGGCGAGAGGGTCCAGATCACCCCCTTCGTGGACCGGATCACATGGGGTGCGATCACCAGGGACGGCAACGTGACGGCCAAGGTGTACCCGGACAAGGAGGGAGAACCGGTTCACTTCTACCCGGGCCCGGCCGGCGCCAAGGAATGGACCCACGCGGCCTACAGCCCGAAGACCGGTCTCTTCTACGTCCCGGTCCAGGACACCGGTGCCACCGCCACCCGGCGGCGCCGGGAGTTCAAGGAGAGCATTCCGTACTGGGGCGCGGGTGTTCAGGTGGACATCGAGGACATGGCGGGGTCGATCAGCGCCTTCGACGCAGGCGGCGAGGAGAAGTGGCGCTGGCGCAACGACCTCCCGATGTGCGCTTCGGTGCTGGTCACCGGCGGTGACCTGGTGTTCGCCGGTGAACCCTCCGGGGAGTTCAACGCGCTCGACGCCCGCACCGGGGAGCTGCTGTGGCAGTTCCAGTGCGGCAGCGGCCACCACAGCAGCCCGACCACCTACATGGTCGACGGCAGGCAGTACGTCGCCGTGCCGGTCGGCTGGGGCGGATGGGCCGAGGGGTTCCTCCCCGGCATGCTCGGCGCGGGCCACGGAAGCGCGTTGCTCGTCTTCGCCTTCCCGGAAACGTCGTGA
- a CDS encoding MSMEG_3727 family PQQ-associated protein, producing the protein MTTAQERSDLLDKIGLAAQNKATLGQVLGTGSIGHATEGPEGRMKATIRINPDELAWDPSILVLPHGGDIELELINDDKNTHCALLPSNGDRKFIWLVNQSRGRATLNLDGPGYYWFSSPTGNDEGRGLTGAIVVLGDAPPEARLDRPEQPRP; encoded by the coding sequence ATGACGACCGCGCAGGAACGATCCGACCTGCTCGACAAGATCGGATTGGCCGCACAGAACAAAGCAACGCTGGGGCAAGTGCTGGGAACCGGAAGCATCGGGCATGCCACCGAGGGACCGGAAGGCCGTATGAAGGCCACCATTCGAATCAACCCGGATGAGCTTGCCTGGGACCCCTCCATTCTGGTCCTGCCCCATGGAGGCGACATCGAGCTCGAGCTCATCAATGACGACAAGAACACGCACTGCGCGCTCCTGCCGAGCAACGGCGACCGGAAGTTCATCTGGCTGGTGAACCAGTCGCGAGGACGGGCGACCCTCAACCTCGACGGGCCGGGCTACTACTGGTTCAGCTCGCCCACGGGCAACGACGAGGGCCGCGGACTGACCGGGGCCATCGTCGTCCTCGGGGACGCTCCGCCGGAGGCCCGCCTGGACCGTCCCGAACAGCCGCGGCCGTAG
- the katG gene encoding catalase/peroxidase HPI produces the protein MSDSPDAARGETNAGSAGGLGLSASGGYRSPPVAGPSNRDWWPHHLDLAILRKHPAKADPMGEDFDYAAEFATLDLDALARDIDEVLTTSQEWWPADFGHYGPLVIRMVWHCAGTYRVSDGRGGASAGMQRFAPLNSWPDNRNLDKARRLLWPVKKKYGRKISWADLMVFAGNRALESMGFTTFGFAGGRTDVWESDDDTYWGPEQVWLGDERHGGVRELQTPLAAVQMGLIYVNPEGPNTVPDPLTAARDIRETFRRMAMNDEETVALIAGGHTFGKTHGAADPEAHLGPEPEGASLEDQGLGWKSSYGTGKGRDTISSGLEGTWTPTPTRWDNTFLETLFGYEWDLELSPAGLWQWIPRDGGGAGTVPDAHDPSRTHAPTILTTDLALRLDPGYEPIARRFLDDPDQLADAFARAWFKLTHLDMGPIQRYLGPLVPRETLRWQDPVPAVDHELVGAADIAALKSRILTSGLSVSRLVSTAWASASTFRASDKRGGANGARIRLEPQRGWEVNDPGTLAQVLHTLEGIRESFNSSQTGDKKISLADLIVLGGAAAVEQAARTAGHDVQVPFTPGRTDATQEWTDVESFAALEPAADGFRNYRGKGGRLPSEHLLVDRANLLDLSAPEMTVLVGGLRVLGATHRQSPLGVFTSAPGTLTNDFFVNLLDPGTEWKPTSKTAETFEGRDRATGEVKWTGSRVDLVFGSNSELRAVAEVYASDDAREKFVRDFVAAWDKVMNLDRYDLPARRGAARPLPTAAHRA, from the coding sequence GTGTCTGACAGCCCGGACGCCGCCCGCGGCGAGACGAACGCCGGGAGTGCGGGCGGTCTCGGCCTCTCCGCCTCGGGCGGGTACCGCAGTCCCCCGGTAGCCGGCCCGAGCAACCGCGACTGGTGGCCGCACCATCTCGACCTGGCCATTCTCCGCAAACACCCCGCCAAGGCCGACCCCATGGGCGAGGACTTCGACTACGCCGCGGAGTTCGCGACGCTCGACCTCGACGCCCTGGCGCGGGACATCGACGAGGTGCTGACGACGTCGCAGGAGTGGTGGCCGGCCGACTTCGGCCACTACGGGCCGCTGGTGATCAGGATGGTGTGGCACTGTGCCGGGACGTACCGCGTCAGCGACGGCCGCGGTGGCGCGAGCGCCGGCATGCAGCGTTTCGCGCCGCTGAACAGCTGGCCGGACAACCGCAACCTCGACAAGGCGCGCCGGCTGCTGTGGCCGGTGAAGAAGAAGTACGGACGCAAGATCTCCTGGGCCGACCTGATGGTCTTCGCGGGCAACCGCGCACTGGAGTCGATGGGCTTCACCACGTTCGGCTTCGCCGGCGGCAGGACGGACGTCTGGGAGTCCGACGACGACACCTACTGGGGTCCCGAGCAGGTCTGGCTCGGCGACGAACGCCACGGCGGCGTCCGGGAGCTCCAGACCCCTCTGGCAGCCGTCCAGATGGGCCTCATCTACGTCAACCCCGAGGGACCGAACACCGTCCCGGACCCGCTCACCGCGGCCCGGGACATCCGCGAGACGTTCCGGCGGATGGCGATGAACGACGAGGAGACCGTCGCGCTGATCGCGGGCGGCCACACCTTCGGCAAGACCCACGGCGCGGCCGACCCGGAGGCCCACCTCGGCCCCGAACCCGAGGGCGCGTCCCTCGAGGACCAGGGCCTGGGCTGGAAGAGCAGCTACGGCACCGGCAAGGGCAGGGACACCATCTCCAGCGGGCTGGAGGGTACGTGGACACCCACCCCGACGAGATGGGACAACACCTTCCTGGAGACGCTGTTCGGCTACGAGTGGGACCTGGAGCTGAGCCCCGCCGGTCTGTGGCAGTGGATCCCGAGAGACGGCGGCGGGGCCGGCACCGTACCGGACGCGCACGACCCGTCGAGGACACACGCCCCGACCATTCTGACGACGGACCTCGCGCTGCGCCTGGACCCGGGCTACGAGCCGATCGCCCGGCGCTTCCTGGACGACCCGGACCAGCTCGCGGACGCTTTCGCGCGGGCCTGGTTCAAGCTGACGCACCTCGACATGGGTCCGATCCAGCGCTACCTCGGACCGCTGGTCCCCCGGGAGACGCTGCGCTGGCAGGACCCGGTCCCCGCCGTGGACCACGAGCTCGTCGGGGCGGCGGACATCGCCGCGCTCAAGAGCCGGATCCTCACCTCCGGGCTGTCGGTCTCCCGGCTCGTCTCGACCGCGTGGGCATCGGCCTCGACGTTCCGCGCCAGCGACAAGCGGGGCGGGGCGAACGGCGCGCGCATCCGCCTCGAACCGCAACGGGGCTGGGAGGTCAACGACCCGGGCACGCTGGCACAGGTGCTGCACACCCTGGAGGGGATCCGGGAGTCCTTCAACAGCTCGCAGACCGGGGACAAGAAGATCTCGCTGGCCGACCTCATCGTGCTCGGTGGCGCCGCCGCCGTCGAGCAGGCGGCCAGGACGGCCGGCCACGACGTCCAGGTCCCCTTCACCCCGGGACGCACGGACGCCACGCAGGAGTGGACCGATGTGGAGTCCTTCGCCGCGCTGGAGCCGGCCGCGGACGGATTCCGCAACTACCGCGGCAAGGGCGGCCGGCTGCCGTCGGAGCACCTGCTGGTCGACCGTGCGAACCTGCTGGACCTGAGCGCGCCCGAGATGACCGTCCTCGTGGGTGGTCTGCGGGTGCTGGGCGCCACCCACCGGCAGTCGCCGCTGGGCGTCTTCACCTCCGCGCCCGGGACGCTGACCAACGACTTCTTCGTGAACCTGCTCGACCCGGGCACGGAATGGAAGCCGACGTCCAAGACAGCGGAAACCTTCGAGGGGCGAGACCGCGCCACCGGCGAGGTCAAGTGGACCGGCAGCCGGGTCGACCTCGTCTTCGGCTCGAACTCCGAGCTGCGTGCCGTCGCGGAGGTCTACGCGAGCGACGACGCGCGGGAGAAGTTCGTGCGCGACTTCGTCGCCGCGTGGGACAAGGTCATGAACCTGGACCGGTACGACCTCCCGGCGCGGCGCGGTGCGGCCCGGCCCCTGCCAACGGCGGCACATCGGGCATGA
- a CDS encoding LytTR family transcriptional regulator DNA-binding domain-containing protein, translated as MRDPHRPEPLSANLDGAAVLAAWERFVRGEDQVPDVRPLVAISWHRCREQYRVDPHLTEAPVAVAELDHTPERDVVFTELGFRAASVAHEVGSLGGVVTVADAKGRIVAEWGDQATLARAGDSNLAPWFCWSECAVGTNGMGTALETHGPVPIRGAEHWCQAFHNWVCAGIAVRDVVTREPIAVLSICCWRSQLPASTESWLANAATMTQYPLKRRARDSGAELVAAYTQARARSGTALAAVDTAGKVVIADDMASVLLGVPARTPAVDPTLRWNPGLPELITAARYATGQAAHNPDWVGSTQIFAHLADEPTSISIRPVFSSGHLIGNLVSFGASDGVRLPRTEETAHPRAQPRRLVAVRDNRLVLLRLPEVSFAESRGNDVWLSTDQGRLRAASPSLDKLDSELADSGFLRVHRRYVVNLSRVREIERGLKGELSLVMDDRTNEMVPVSRRNAPAVRRALDI; from the coding sequence ATGAGGGATCCACATCGGCCTGAGCCCCTCTCGGCGAACCTGGACGGCGCCGCCGTGCTCGCGGCGTGGGAACGGTTCGTGCGGGGCGAGGATCAGGTCCCCGACGTCCGGCCCCTGGTGGCCATCTCCTGGCATCGCTGCCGAGAGCAGTACCGGGTCGACCCCCACCTCACGGAGGCTCCGGTGGCCGTCGCGGAGCTCGACCACACGCCCGAGCGCGATGTCGTGTTCACCGAGCTGGGTTTCCGTGCCGCATCCGTGGCACACGAAGTGGGCAGCCTCGGCGGCGTCGTCACCGTCGCCGACGCCAAGGGCCGGATCGTGGCCGAGTGGGGTGACCAGGCCACCCTCGCCCGAGCCGGCGATTCCAATCTGGCGCCCTGGTTCTGCTGGTCCGAGTGCGCGGTCGGCACGAACGGCATGGGCACGGCGCTCGAGACACACGGCCCGGTACCGATCAGGGGCGCGGAGCACTGGTGCCAGGCGTTCCACAACTGGGTCTGCGCCGGCATCGCGGTGCGCGACGTGGTGACACGGGAACCGATCGCGGTCCTGAGCATCTGCTGCTGGCGCAGCCAGCTTCCCGCGTCCACGGAAAGCTGGCTGGCGAACGCGGCCACCATGACCCAGTACCCGCTGAAGAGGCGCGCCCGGGACAGCGGCGCCGAACTGGTCGCGGCCTACACCCAGGCCAGGGCACGCTCCGGCACGGCGCTCGCCGCGGTGGACACCGCGGGCAAGGTGGTGATCGCCGACGACATGGCGAGCGTGCTCCTGGGCGTCCCCGCACGTACCCCGGCGGTCGACCCCACGCTGCGGTGGAACCCCGGTCTGCCGGAACTGATCACCGCCGCCCGGTACGCCACCGGGCAGGCGGCGCACAACCCCGACTGGGTCGGCTCGACGCAGATCTTCGCCCACCTCGCCGACGAGCCGACGTCGATCAGTATCCGGCCCGTCTTCTCCTCCGGACACCTGATCGGCAACCTCGTCTCGTTCGGTGCCTCCGACGGGGTGCGGCTGCCCCGGACGGAGGAGACCGCACACCCTCGGGCGCAGCCGCGCCGGCTGGTCGCGGTCCGCGACAACCGGCTGGTGCTGCTGCGGCTGCCGGAGGTCTCCTTCGCCGAATCGCGGGGCAACGACGTGTGGCTCTCCACCGATCAGGGGCGTCTGCGAGCCGCCTCGCCGAGCCTGGACAAGCTCGACAGCGAGCTGGCGGACTCCGGTTTCCTGAGGGTGCACCGCCGCTACGTGGTCAACCTCAGCCGCGTCCGGGAGATCGAGCGCGGACTCAAGGGCGAGCTGTCCCTGGTCATGGACGACCGGACCAACGAGATGGTGCCGGTCTCCCGGCGGAACGCGCCGGCCGTGCGCCGCGCGCTGGACATCTGA
- a CDS encoding DUF6986 family protein yields the protein MGQGRQEKVTTSLAGTVSEEISASLTPVDAELERRYPGDPGTRQPVHTVYVPGDLFTAGTVRSWGEQALAALDEHAPDAAAFASVLGLGDELAAPVHDRVRAKLEREPIEDLRVDFEDGYGPRPDAEEDEAAARAARLIAEAYENGTAAPCMGIRMKCMEAPVRDRGIRTLDIFLTGLMEAGGLPAGLVLTLPKVTYPEQVTAMVRLLDAFEKAHGLAPGRLGFEIQIETSQAILAADGTATVARMIQAAEGRATGLHYGTFDYSACLGVSAAYQASDHPAADHAKAVMQVAAAGTGVRVSDGSTNVLPVGPTEKVHDAWRLHYGLTRRALARAYYQGWDMHPAHLPTRYAAVFAFYREGFEQAAARLARYVNRTGGDVMDEPATAKALSGYLLRGLDCGALDLPEVARLAGLTRADLEGLAAPRRGHLTAAAQ from the coding sequence ATGGGTCAGGGCCGGCAGGAGAAGGTGACGACGAGCCTCGCGGGCACCGTCAGCGAGGAGATCAGCGCCTCCCTCACGCCCGTCGACGCCGAACTGGAGCGCCGCTACCCGGGTGACCCCGGCACCCGCCAGCCCGTCCACACGGTCTACGTCCCCGGAGACCTCTTCACCGCCGGCACGGTCCGCTCCTGGGGCGAGCAGGCTCTCGCGGCCCTCGACGAGCACGCCCCGGACGCCGCCGCGTTCGCCTCGGTCCTCGGCCTGGGCGACGAACTGGCCGCCCCCGTCCACGACCGCGTCCGCGCCAAGCTGGAGCGCGAGCCGATCGAGGACCTGCGCGTCGACTTCGAGGACGGTTACGGACCACGCCCCGACGCCGAGGAGGACGAGGCGGCCGCCCGCGCCGCCCGGCTGATCGCCGAGGCGTACGAGAACGGCACCGCGGCCCCCTGCATGGGCATCCGCATGAAGTGCATGGAGGCGCCGGTGCGTGACCGGGGCATCCGCACGCTCGACATCTTCCTCACCGGCCTGATGGAGGCCGGCGGCCTGCCCGCGGGGCTGGTCCTGACGCTGCCGAAGGTGACGTACCCCGAGCAGGTCACCGCGATGGTGCGGCTCCTCGACGCTTTCGAGAAGGCCCACGGGCTCGCGCCCGGACGGCTCGGCTTCGAGATCCAGATCGAGACCAGCCAGGCCATCCTCGCCGCCGACGGCACCGCCACCGTCGCCCGCATGATCCAGGCCGCCGAGGGGCGCGCCACAGGCCTGCACTACGGCACCTTCGACTACAGCGCCTGCCTCGGCGTGTCGGCCGCCTACCAGGCCAGTGACCACCCCGCCGCCGACCACGCCAAGGCGGTCATGCAGGTCGCCGCGGCGGGCACCGGCGTACGCGTCTCGGACGGCTCCACCAACGTCCTGCCGGTCGGCCCCACCGAGAAGGTCCACGACGCCTGGCGCCTGCACTACGGCCTCACCCGCCGGGCCCTGGCCCGCGCCTACTACCAGGGCTGGGACATGCACCCCGCCCACCTCCCCACCCGGTACGCGGCCGTGTTCGCCTTCTACCGCGAGGGCTTCGAGCAGGCGGCCGCCCGCCTCGCCCGGTACGTCAACCGGACCGGCGGGGACGTCATGGACGAGCCCGCCACCGCCAAGGCGCTCAGCGGCTACCTCCTGCGTGGTCTGGACTGCGGTGCCCTCGACCTGCCCGAGGTCGCCCGGCTCGCCGGCCTGACCCGGGCCGACCTCGAGGGCCTCGCCGCACCGCGCCGGGGCCACCTCACCGCCGCCGCCCAGTAG
- a CDS encoding electron transfer flavoprotein subunit alpha/FixB family protein: MAEVLVYVDHVDGAVRKPTLELLTLARRIGEPVAVALGAGAENTAAALAEHGAVKVLTHDASEYADYLVVPKVDALQAAHEQVSPAAVLVPSSAEGKEIAARLALRIGSGIITDAVDLEAGDEGPVATQSVFAASFTTKSRVSKGTPVITVKPNSAAVEAAPAAGAVEALNVSFSDKATGTKVTARTARESTGRPELTEAAIVVSGGRGVNGAENFAIIEALADSLGAAVGASRAAVDAGWYPHTNQVGQTGKSVSPQLYIANGISGAIQHRAGMQTSKTIVAVNKDSEAPIFDLVDYGVVGDLFDVVPQLTEEIKARKG; encoded by the coding sequence ATGGCTGAAGTCCTCGTCTACGTCGACCACGTGGACGGTGCCGTCCGCAAGCCCACCCTGGAGCTTTTGACGCTGGCCCGCCGCATCGGCGAGCCGGTCGCCGTCGCCCTGGGCGCCGGTGCCGAGAACACGGCCGCCGCGCTCGCCGAGCACGGCGCGGTGAAGGTGCTCACGCACGACGCCTCCGAGTACGCCGACTACCTGGTCGTGCCGAAGGTGGACGCGCTGCAGGCCGCCCACGAGCAGGTGTCCCCGGCCGCCGTGCTCGTCCCCTCCTCCGCGGAGGGCAAGGAGATCGCCGCCCGTCTGGCGCTCCGCATCGGTTCGGGCATCATCACCGACGCCGTCGACCTGGAGGCCGGCGACGAGGGTCCGGTGGCCACCCAGTCGGTGTTCGCCGCCTCCTTCACCACCAAGTCCCGTGTCTCCAAGGGCACGCCGGTCATCACGGTCAAGCCCAACTCCGCCGCGGTGGAGGCCGCCCCGGCCGCCGGCGCGGTCGAGGCCCTGAACGTGTCGTTCTCCGACAAGGCGACCGGCACCAAGGTGACCGCCCGCACGGCGCGTGAGTCGACCGGGCGTCCGGAGCTGACCGAGGCCGCGATCGTGGTCTCCGGCGGCCGTGGCGTCAACGGTGCCGAGAACTTCGCGATCATCGAGGCGCTCGCCGACTCCCTCGGCGCGGCCGTCGGCGCCTCGCGCGCCGCGGTGGACGCGGGCTGGTACCCGCACACCAACCAGGTCGGCCAGACCGGCAAGTCGGTCTCGCCGCAGCTCTACATCGCCAACGGCATCTCGGGCGCCATCCAGCACCGTGCCGGCATGCAGACCTCGAAGACGATCGTGGCGGTCAACAAGGACTCCGAGGCCCCGATCTTCGACCTGGTCGACTACGGCGTGGTCGGCGACCTCTTCGACGTCGTCCCGCAGCTCACCGAGGAGATCAAGGCCCGCAAGGGCTGA